The genomic interval GCGTTAATGCTCGCATCACAATCATGTACCCAACAGCAAGGAGAAATCATGGCACTTTATCTGGCCAGAGCAAAGTATAGCAACGCGGCATTCAAGGGAATGGTTGATAACCCCCAAGATCGTGAGGCGGCTGCCAATAAACTATTTTCTGCACTCAATGTAAAAATGCATAACCTCTACTTCAGTGTGAGCAGCGCGGAGATCGTGGCGATCATGGAAGGCAGTGCAGAAAACATGGCTGCTGTTGAAATGGTTACTTCATCAACTGGAACCTTTAGCTC from SAR324 cluster bacterium carries:
- a CDS encoding GYD domain-containing protein, encoding MALYLARAKYSNAAFKGMVDNPQDREAAANKLFSALNVKMHNLYFSVSSAEIVAIMEGSAENMAAVEMVTSSTGTFSSFEAIEIIDSKSMTAAMETANKVVSAYQAPNK